The genomic region CGAGCTCGCCGTTCGCGGCGGCGGTGGCCTGCCGCTCGTAGGTGGAAAGCGCCTGCTCGTTGCGGACCGCGCGCTGCGCCTGGGTGTAGATCTGGTTGAAGGTCGGCTCGTTGCTGGCGATCGAACCGCCGGCACGTCCTTCCTCGATCACCGTCACTGCCTCCCAGGGGAGACCCGCATTCACCGCGGCATCGGCATATTCATAATAGGAACGCTCGTCGGCGAGCGCGCCGCTGGCGCGCATCAGACGATAGAGATCGATCTTCTGCCGCGCACCGAGCTGCGCACCGGCGGTGTCGTTGCTCTCGCGATAGAGGATCAGCACGCGGCGCCAATTGGGGATGGTGGGATAGGCTTCGACCTGGCGCATCAGCCAGCCCGCCGTGGCGGCGCGATCGCCCGTGCCGTAGAGCTTCGCGACGGCGAGGTTGTACCAATCCTCGGGTGCCTTGCGGCCCGCGGCTTCCTCGGCCTGGATCGCACGCTCGAGCTCGGCGATGCCCTCGGAAACCTGATCGTTTTCGAGATAGGAGCTGGCGAGCAGCAGCGGCAGGTTGGCACTGGTCGAACCCAGTTCGCGCGCGCGCAGCAGGAAGGGGATCGCCTCGGCGCGGCGATCGAGCACGATCGCGCGGCGGCCGCGCTCATAGTTGAGCGCCGCCTGATTCTCGGCCGGGACGCGTGGGCTGGCGATCAGCGTGTCGAGCGCGCGGATCACGCCTTCATCGTCGTCCTTGCCGGTGGCGACCTGAAGCCGCATCCATGCGGCGAAATACTGCTCGTCGGGATTGTCGGCGGCCGCTTCCGCCCGCGCCAGCGGGGCCTCGGCGGCGTCCCAGTTACGCGCTTCGACCGCAGCCTGCGCCTCGGCGGCGGGCTCGCGGAAATCCTCGCTCATTTCAAGCTGCTGCTGCTCCTGCTGCTGGCCACGGCGCTGCGCCGAAGCCGGATCGGCGGTGAGCGCGAAGGCGCTGAGCGAGAGGGCAGTCGCAAGCGTGAGCTTGGAAACGAATGTCATGTGAGACTCTCCTAACTGGGCCCGCGCGAGCGGAATTCGCGCTCGCCTCTAAAGGGCGGATCGGCACCATTCAAGCCGACGCGGGGCCGTGCCGAATGGCATCGGCGAACTGAACGCGCATTGAACGCGCCGGCTCCCTGCCGCTTTGACTCACGCGCTCGACGGCGGCTAGGCGCGCCGAATGATTGCGGTCCTCTCCCCGGCGAAGACGCTGGACTATGCCACGCCCCTCCCCGCCTCGATCGAGCCCACCGCGCCGCGGCTCGGGGCAGAGGCGGAAACACTGGCGCAGGGTGCGGCCAAGCTGTCGAAAAGCCGGCTCGGCGCGCTGATGCATATTTCGGACAAGCTGGCGGCGCTCAACGTCGATCGCTTCCGGGGCTTCGCCGAGCAACCCGAGCGACCCGCGCTCTATGCCTTTGCCGGCGACGTCTACAGCGGCTTCGAGGCACGCACGCTCGAGGAGCCGGCGATCGCCTTCGCGCAGGATCATGTGCGGATCCTTTCGGGGCTTTACGGGCTGCTGCGCCCGCTCGACGCGATGCGGCCCTATCGGCTCGAAATGGGAACGCGCTGGGCACCCGGGCGGGCCAAGGACCTCTATGGCTGGTGGCAGGACCGGATCGCCGACCTGCTTGCAAGCGACATCGCGGCGGAAGGATCGGGCACGATCCTCAATCTTGCGAGCCAGGAATATTGGCGCGCAGTAGCGGGCAAGCTTCCCGCGGGAGTGCGGATCATCGAAGTCGATTTCCGCGAACCGGGCCCCGACGGACCCCGCTTCGTCAGCTTTCACGCGAAAAAGGCGCGCGGAATGATGGCGCGCTGGATGTGCGAGCATCATATCGCCGATGCCGAGGCGATGCGCGGCTTCGACAGTGCGGGCTATCGCTTCGACGCCGCGGCGAGCGAGGCGGACCGCTGGACCTTCGTGCGCAGCGGCGAGGCGAGCTGATGCCGCGCTCGGCAGTGGTGATCGGCGCGTCCGGCGGCATCGGCGGCGCGCTGCTGGCGGCGATCGAGGACGAAGGCGGCTTCGACGCGGTGCATGGCTTCGCACGCTCGTGGCAGGGCGACCGCCACCTCGACCTGACCGACGAAGCGAGCATCGCCGCCGCTGCGGCGCATGTGGCCACCGGCCCCGCGCCCGAACTCGTCGTCGTCGCGACCGGGCTGCTCCACGAAGCGGGCCGCGGCCCCGAAAAGGCGCTGAAGGAGCTCGACGCAGAGTGGCTGGCGCGCACCTATGCGGTCAATGCGATCGGTCCGGCGCTGGTCGCAAAGCATTTCCTGCCGCTGCTTCCGCGCGCCGGCACTCCCGTGTTCGCTGCGCTGTCGGCGCGAGTCGGCAGCATCGCCGACAATCGGCTCGGCGGCTGGCATGGCTATCGCGCCTCGAAGGCCGCGCTCAACATGCTGGTGCGCAACGCCGCGATCGAAGCGAAGCGCGCGAACGACCGGTCGATCGTCGTGGCGCTGCATCCCGGCACGGTGGACACCGCATTGTCGCGGCCGTTCCAGGGCAATGTCGCGCCCGGCGCTCTGTTCGACGCGGAGCGCGCCGCGCTCCAGCTGCTCGACGTGATCGAAGATCTGAAGCCGGTCGATTCGGGCAAGCTCTTCGCCTGGGACGGCGCCGAGATCCCGTTCTGACACGCCAGCCGCTCGCACGCGTACGCGCGTGCACGCGCGCGCGGCCCTTGGCAGCAGGTGCCCCAGCCGCTAGGGCTGTCGCACAGCTGAAACACTCTCCGGAAAGCCCTGGCCCTTGACCGACGAGACCCTCCTCGCGGACCCCTCCGACATTACCCCGATCTCGATCGTCGACGAGATGAAGACCTCGTACCTCGATTACGCGATGAGCGTGATCGTGGCGCGTGCGCTCCCCGACGTTCGCGACGGGCTGAAGCCCGTTCACCGCCGGATTCTCTACTCGGCCTCGGAAAGCGGATTCTTCTACAACCGGCCCTATCGCAAGTCGGCGCGCATCGTCGGCGACGTGATCGGTAAATATCACCCGCACGGCGACACCGCGATCTACGACGCATTGGCGCGCATGACCCAGGACTGGTCGATGCGCGTCCCGCTGATCGACGGCCAGGGCAATTTCGGATCGATGGACCCCGATCCGCCGGCGGCGATGCGCTACACCGAGGCGCGGCTCGCGCGCGCGGCGAGCGAGCTGCTGATCGATCTCGACAAGGACACGGTCGACTTCGTCCCCAACTATGACGGGTCGGAAACCGAGCCGTCGGTGCTGCCCGCGCGCTTCCCCAATCTGCTGGTCAACGGCGCCGGGGGCATCGCGGTGGGCATGGCGACCAACATCCCGCCGCACAATCTGGGCGAAGTGGTCGACGCCTGCCTCGCCTATATCGCCAACGGGGCGATCACCGCCGAAGAGCTGATGGAGATCGTCCCCGGGCCCGACTTCCCGACCGGCGCGATCATCCTCGGCCGGTCGGGCTGCCGATCGGCGTACAGCACCGGCCGCGGATCGGTGATGCTGCGCTCGCGCCACACGATCGAGCAGCGCGGCGACCGGCGCTCGATCATCCTTACCGAAATCCCCTATCAGCAGGGCAAGAACGCGCTCGTCGAGAAGATCGCCGAGGCCGCGAAGGAAAAGCGGATCGAGGGCGTCAGCGACATTCGCGACGAATCGAACCGCGAAGGCGTGCGCATCGTCATCGACCTGCGCCGCGACGCGACGCCCGAGGTGGTGCTGAACCAGCTATGGCGGCACACGCCCGCGCAATCGAGCTTCGCGGCGAACATGCTCGCGATCCGCGGCGGGCGCCCCGAGCTGCTCAACCTGCGCGACATCATCGAGGCGTTCGTCAAGTTCCGCGAGGAAGTGATCACGCGGCGCTCGAAATACGAGCTGGCCAAGGCGCGCGACCGGGCGCACATCTTGCTCGGCCTCGTCATCGCGGTCACCAACCTCGATGAAGTGGTGCGGATCATCCGCGGCTCCTCCTCGCCCGCCGAGGCGCGCGAGAAGCTGCTTTCGCGCGAATGGCCGGTGGCCGAGATCGCGCCCTATATCCGGCTGGTCGAGGCGGTCGAACACGAAGTCGAAGGCGACACCTATCGGCTGAGCGACACTCAGGTGCGCGCGATCCTCGACCTGCGGCTCCACCGCCTGACCGCGCTCGGCCGCGACGAGATCGGCGACGAGCTCCGCGCGCTTGCCGACAGCATCGCCGAGCTGCTCGAAATCCTCAGCAATCGCGCCAAGCTCTACGAAGTGATGCGCGAGGAGCTGCAGGCGGTGCGCGATCAGTTCGCAACGCCGCGCCGCACCGAAATCGCCGCCGCCGCCGACGGGATCGAGGACGAGGATCTCATCGAGCGCGAGGACATGGTCGTTACCGTGACCCACGGCGGCTATATCAAGCGCACGCCGCTCGCCACTTTCCGCGCCCAGGCGCGCGGCGGCAAGGGCCGCGCCGGAATGGCGACCAAGGACGAGGATGCGATCACGAATCTGTTCGTGACCTCGACTCACACGCCAGTGCTGTTCTTCTCGACTGCGGGCAAGGTCTATCGCCTGAAGGTGTGGCGCCTTCCCGAAGGCGGGCCGCAGACGCGCGGACGCCCGATGGTGAACCTGCTTCCGCTCGAGGCGGGCGAGACGATTTCCAACGTGCTCGCCCTGCCCGAGGATGAAGGCGAATGGGCCGATCTCCACATCGTCTTCGCGACCAAGAACGGCGCGGTGCGCCGCAATTCGATGGACGCGTTCACCAATGTGCCGTCGAACGGCAAGATCGCGATGCGCTTCGACGAGGGCAGCGACGACCGGCTGGTAGGCGTCGCGCTGCTGACCGAAGAGGACGACGTCCTGCTCGCCAGCCGCCAGGGCAAGGCGATCCGCTTTGCCGCGACCGACGTGCGTGAGTTCCAGAGCCGCACCGCGACGGGCGTGCGCGGCATGACGCTGAAGGGCGACGATCAGGTCAT from Sphingosinithalassobacter sp. CS137 harbors:
- a CDS encoding tetratricopeptide repeat protein; translated protein: MTFVSKLTLATALSLSAFALTADPASAQRRGQQQEQQQLEMSEDFREPAAEAQAAVEARNWDAAEAPLARAEAAADNPDEQYFAAWMRLQVATGKDDDEGVIRALDTLIASPRVPAENQAALNYERGRRAIVLDRRAEAIPFLLRARELGSTSANLPLLLASSYLENDQVSEGIAELERAIQAEEAAGRKAPEDWYNLAVAKLYGTGDRAATAGWLMRQVEAYPTIPNWRRVLILYRESNDTAGAQLGARQKIDLYRLMRASGALADERSYYEYADAAVNAGLPWEAVTVIEEGRAGGSIASNEPTFNQIYTQAQRAVRNEQALSTYERQATAAANGELAAQTGDAYLASGNDTKAIELYQLALEKGGVDTDVVNLRLGIAQARSGNETAAKQSFAQVSGTGATADIARFWTTWIDLPELAPAPASEAAAQPAATAN
- the yaaA gene encoding peroxide stress protein YaaA, with the protein product MIAVLSPAKTLDYATPLPASIEPTAPRLGAEAETLAQGAAKLSKSRLGALMHISDKLAALNVDRFRGFAEQPERPALYAFAGDVYSGFEARTLEEPAIAFAQDHVRILSGLYGLLRPLDAMRPYRLEMGTRWAPGRAKDLYGWWQDRIADLLASDIAAEGSGTILNLASQEYWRAVAGKLPAGVRIIEVDFREPGPDGPRFVSFHAKKARGMMARWMCEHHIADAEAMRGFDSAGYRFDAAASEADRWTFVRSGEAS
- a CDS encoding SDR family oxidoreductase, whose amino-acid sequence is MPRSAVVIGASGGIGGALLAAIEDEGGFDAVHGFARSWQGDRHLDLTDEASIAAAAAHVATGPAPELVVVATGLLHEAGRGPEKALKELDAEWLARTYAVNAIGPALVAKHFLPLLPRAGTPVFAALSARVGSIADNRLGGWHGYRASKAALNMLVRNAAIEAKRANDRSIVVALHPGTVDTALSRPFQGNVAPGALFDAERAALQLLDVIEDLKPVDSGKLFAWDGAEIPF
- the gyrA gene encoding DNA gyrase subunit A — protein: MTDETLLADPSDITPISIVDEMKTSYLDYAMSVIVARALPDVRDGLKPVHRRILYSASESGFFYNRPYRKSARIVGDVIGKYHPHGDTAIYDALARMTQDWSMRVPLIDGQGNFGSMDPDPPAAMRYTEARLARAASELLIDLDKDTVDFVPNYDGSETEPSVLPARFPNLLVNGAGGIAVGMATNIPPHNLGEVVDACLAYIANGAITAEELMEIVPGPDFPTGAIILGRSGCRSAYSTGRGSVMLRSRHTIEQRGDRRSIILTEIPYQQGKNALVEKIAEAAKEKRIEGVSDIRDESNREGVRIVIDLRRDATPEVVLNQLWRHTPAQSSFAANMLAIRGGRPELLNLRDIIEAFVKFREEVITRRSKYELAKARDRAHILLGLVIAVTNLDEVVRIIRGSSSPAEAREKLLSREWPVAEIAPYIRLVEAVEHEVEGDTYRLSDTQVRAILDLRLHRLTALGRDEIGDELRALADSIAELLEILSNRAKLYEVMREELQAVRDQFATPRRTEIAAAADGIEDEDLIEREDMVVTVTHGGYIKRTPLATFRAQARGGKGRAGMATKDEDAITNLFVTSTHTPVLFFSTAGKVYRLKVWRLPEGGPQTRGRPMVNLLPLEAGETISNVLALPEDEGEWADLHIVFATKNGAVRRNSMDAFTNVPSNGKIAMRFDEGSDDRLVGVALLTEEDDVLLASRQGKAIRFAATDVREFQSRTATGVRGMTLKGDDQVISLSILKSSEIDMEERDAYLRAAPWKENENGPTLSAERMQELSAAEEFILTVCANGYGKISSAYEYRRTGRGGQGITNIDNIRRNGPVVASFPAHTDEQLMLVTDQAKMIRMPLDSLRVIGRGSAGVRLFSVAEGEHVVGAARIDEEEAPENPAEEKVAEERAGAAAGPAGDLRVDDGTGPETMDEHVDESDDEGNEP